A genomic segment from Aegilops tauschii subsp. strangulata cultivar AL8/78 chromosome 1, Aet v6.0, whole genome shotgun sequence encodes:
- the LOC141036356 gene encoding uncharacterized protein → MERAASAIEGGSDQGGVDETPTHPKPSGAGRLVAVRQMPEQVGPRDDVAEDGNWDGPTSEGGLLEDVENQIDGEVDMDDVAFVSVDFKDEEEEDNESERETWKLMSLYRSQRRPSAKTLSKHFDKIWQLRTGVEFQPIRNNFYTITLFSEGDFRFVARGGPWIYDGDALLVASFDNEARPSENQLDAVSVWVRVFDIPWKKRTRAYGNAVGGALGEVLEVDAPESGYDTNEFLRIRIKLPYNRRLQKEITLEYKTKGVIKRSTFKLKYERVPHFCFHCGFMGHDKDACEKRIGMATKGYDSTLRCSPFKKFEQRPAYTPSLGQPRARRAMDFSLGSAGTATQYSARSESSRSHQQPQPKIPTRVDAHDGFEETEGVGEVEADEQLAKHVEGLKLRLQKEKPKCSKVQQMRKQFEAKSSDRTKITPKQHRKKPAGGQKKVPANKKSGMVVRREKELDRDDMIPALHDLDNLEVSFGSVRESMDFNDSALGKRQMESLRGRHLIAHDGNAVVPFEDISEGGVQKRGKLGARTLRMTLATWSVRRIGRQPALGPLTKRGTSDIPWLVAKDFNEAMWDFEHLSSTPRPRNQMVAFRECLEDCQLADLGFSGHPFTYDNKRGGRANVQVRLDRAVADNQWHDLFPECKVSHLTSPCSNHCPIILRCVRETRVRTGRTRRYEVMWEREPALSEIVEEAWKAAGANGHRGNISAALRWTLLARSSKKVGNITKEIEKSRTRLEELTNMNADRNEIRRESDHMNELLYKEEMMWLQRSRVEWLKHGDRNTKFFHRKAVWRARKNKIKGLIDTEGNYQTDHHVMSVPLFEEMITAEMNTKLCGQFSEKEISDALFQIGPLKAPGPDGLPARFFQRHWSILKDEIIAEVSEFFATGIMPEGVNSTTIVLIPKVDNPKMMTEFRPISLCNVVYKIISKCLVNRLRPILGDVVSEEQSAFVPGRLITDNALIAFKCTHYIRQEKDPDRSFCAYKLDLSKAYDRVDWRFLEQVMQRMGFASQWVKWIMACVISVRKYKTRRSRL, encoded by the exons ATGGAGAGAGCCGCGTCTGCCATTGAGGGTGGGAGTGATCAAGGGGGAGTCGATGAGACTCCTACCCACCCGAAGCCCTCTGGTGCAGGCAGGCTCGTGGCGGTCAGGCAGATGCCGGAGCAGGTTGGGCCGCGCGACGATGTAGCAGAGGATGGGAACTGGGATGGTCCGACATCGGAAGGAGGGCTCCTGGAGGACGTCGAGAATCAGATTGACGGTGAGGTGGATATGGATGATGTGGCCTTTGTCTCGGTTGATTTcaaggatgaggaggaggaggacaacgAAAGCGAGCGGGAGACGTGGAAGCTAATGAGCTTGTATAGATCACAGAGAAGGCCTAGTGCAAAAACCCTGTCAAAACACTTTGACAAGATCTGGCAACTCAGGACGGGGGTAGAGTTTCAGCCGATCAGGAATAACTTTTACACAATTACTCTCTTCTCGGAGGGAGATTTCAGGTTCGTGGCAAGAGGGGGGCCATGGATCTACGATGGCGACGCCCTGCTGGTTGCGTCGTTCGACAATGAGGCCAGGCCCTCGGAGAACCAACTGGACGCGGTTTCTGTTTGGGTGAGGGTTTTTGATATCCCATGGAAGAAGAGGACGAGGGCATATGGTAATGCAGTCGGGGGTGCACTAGGGGAAGTGTTGGAGGTGGACGCCCCGGAGAGTGGCTACGACACTAATGAGTTCTTACGTATCCGCATCAAGCTGCCCTATAATAGAAGGCTGCAGAAGGAGATAACGCTGGAATATAAGACGAAGGGGGTGATTAAGCGTAGTACTTTCAAGCTCAAGTATGAAAGGGTGCCACACTTTTGTTTTCATTGTGGCTTCATGGGCCACGACAAGGATGCGTGCGAGAAGAGAATAGGGATGGCTACCAAAGGATATGATTCCACCCTCCGCTGCTCCCCGTTCAAGAAGTTTGAGCAGAGGCCGGCGTATACCCCATCGCTGGGTCAACCAAGAGCTCGACGGGCGATGGACTTCTCCCTGGGGAGTGCAGGAACGGCGACGCAGTACTCGGCGCGTTCAGAGTCAAGCAGGAGCCACCAACAACCGCAGCCAAAGATCCCTACCAGGGTAGATGCGCATGATGGGTTTGAGGAGACTGAGGGTGTGGGTGAGGTGGAAGCGGATGAGCAGCTTGCAAAACATGTTGAAGGGCTCAAGTTGAGGCTCCAAAAAGAAAAGCCGAAGTGCAGCAAGGTTCAACAAATGCGGAAGCAGTTTGAAGCTAAATCATCAGACAGGACAAAGATTACACCAAAGCAACATCGGAAGAAGCCGGCCGGGGGGCAAAAAAAGGTGCCGGCGAATAAGAAGAGTGGGATGGTGGTGCGCAGAGAAAAGGAACTAGACAGGGACGATATGATACCAGCGTTGCATGATCTTGATAATCTGGAGGTGTCTTTTGGAAGTGTTCGGGAGTCGATGGACTTTAATGACTCCGCGCTGGGCAAGAGACAGATGGAAAGCTTGAGGGGCCGTCACTTGATAGCACATGATGGCAACGCAGTAGTGCCATTCGAGGATATTTCAGAGGGAGGAGTCCAGAAGAGGGGGAAGCTAGGGGCGCGAACCTTGAGGATGACGCTAGCAACATGGAGCGTGAGGAGGATTGGGAGGCAACCAGCCTTGGGGCCGCTG ACTAAGAGAGGCACGTCAGATATACCATGGCTGGTGGCCAAGGATTTCAACGAGGCTATGTGGGACTTTGAGCACTTGTCCTCGACCCCTCGCCCCCGGAATCAGATGGTCGCATTTAGGGAATGCTTAGAGGACTGCCAGCTTGCGGACCTGGGATTTTCGGGGCATCCATTCACATATGATAATAAGCGCGGTGGGCGTGCCAATGTCCAAGTGCGGCTAGACCGGGCTGTGGCAGATAACCAGTGGCATGATCTGTTCCCGGAGTGTAAAGTGTCACACCTCACGTCTCCCTGCTCTAATCATTGCCCCATCATTTTACGATGTGTGCGAGAGACCCGGGTACGCACCGGAAGGACTCGTAGGTATGAAGTTATGTGGGAAAGGGAACCGGCGCTGTCGGAGATAGTGGAAGAGGCTTGGAAAGCAGCTGGGGCAAATGGTCACCGGGGCAACATCAGCGCGGCGCTCCGGTGGACTCTGCTAGCGCGGAGCAGCAAGAAGGTGGGTAACATCACAAAGGAAATTGAGAAGTCCAGAACGAGATTGGAGGAGCTCACCAACATGAATGCAGATCGCAATGAGATACGTAGGGAGTCTGATCATATGAATGAACTGCTGTATAAGGAGGAAATGATGTGGCTCCAACGTTCGCGAGTGGAATGGCTAAAGCATGGTGATCGCAACACAAAGTTTTTTCATCGCAAGGCTGTGTGGAGAGCACGTAAGAATAAGATCAAGGGGTTGATTGACACTGAGGGCAATTATCAAACAGACCATCATGTTATGTCAG TGCCGCTGTTTGAGGAGATGATCACGGCTGAGATGAATACAAAGCTGTGTGGCCAGTTTTCGGAGAAGGAAATCAGCGACGCTTTGTTCCAGATTGGCCCCCTCAAGGCGCCAGGACCGGACGGCCTCCCGGCCAGGTTCTTTCAGCGCCATTGGAGCATTCTCAAGGATGAAATAATTGCAGAAGTAAGCGAGTTTTTCGCCACGGGTATAATGCCGGAGGGAGTGAATTCTACTACAATTGTTCTCATCCCAAAAGTGGACAACCCAAAGATGATGACGGAGTTTAGGCCCATCAGCTTATGCAATGTGGTGTATAAAATCATCTCAAAGTGCCTGGTTAACCGGCTCAGACCTATCCTTGGTGATGTGGTGTCCGAGGAGCAGAGTGCCTTCGTGCCCGGGAGGCTCATCACTGATAACGCCCTCATCGCATTCAAATGTACACACTACATAAGGCAGGAGAAGGATCCGGACAGGAGTTTTTGTGCTTACAAGCTGGACTTGTCAAAAGCTTACGATAGAGTGGATTGGAGATTTCTCGAGCAAGTGATGCAGAGAATGGGTTTTGCGAGCCAATGGGTGAAGTGGATCATGGCATGTGTCATCTCAGTTCG AAAGTACAAGACCAGGAGATCACGCCTGTGA